From a region of the Zingiber officinale cultivar Zhangliang chromosome 4B, Zo_v1.1, whole genome shotgun sequence genome:
- the LOC121977479 gene encoding uncharacterized protein YnbD-like, whose translation MGISKVMGCVSTILLSTSVFLKKSGRTYTAVPLLLSALVGYTVSIASHPAVNLPLILGKSSHGSFPLWSKFLFAPYLLTVRVYTVFKRMKRRESLYDEIVEGLYLGGWPTSLSRLPPGDPVVIDCTCELPRTYFVPAESYLCIPLWDSRSPDPTQIECAVHWGCQKRSEKKPVYIHCANGHGRSVCVMCALLVELGVAESWKDAEKMIRVKRPLIRMNAHHRRRLEEWSKRRIVSPTK comes from the exons ATGGGAATATCGAAGGTTATGGGATGTGTGTCAACAATTCTCCTCTCTACATCTGTCTTCCTCAAGAAATCCGGCAGAACTTACACAGCAGTGCCACTTCTACTAAGTGCTTTGGTTGGGTACACAGTCTCGATTGCATCTCATCCGGCTGTAAATTTGCCTTTAATCCTTGGAAAGAGCTCCCATGGGAGTTTCCCTCTTTGGTCAAAGTTTCTTTTTGCCCCATATCTATTGACAGTTCGAGTATATACTGTTTTCAAAAGGATGAAGAGGAGGGAGTCATTGTATGATGAAATTGTTGAGGGACTCTATCTTGGAGGGTGGCCTACTTCATTGAGTCGTTTGCCTCCGGGTGACCCCGTGGTTATCGATTGCACATGTGAATTACCGAGGACCTATTTTGTTCCTGCAGAATCTTATCTTTGCATCCCTTTGTGGGATTCAAGGTCTCCTGATCCAACGCAAATTGAATGTGCTGTCCATTGGGGATGCCAAAAGAGATCTGAAAAGAAACCAGTCTACATCCATTGTGCAAATG GCCACGGCAGAAGTGTTTGTGTTATGTGCGCACTCCTCGTTGAGTTAGGAGTGGCTGAAAGTTGGAAAGATGCGGAAAAGATGATACGCGTGAAGCGTCCTTTGATTAGAATGAATGCTCATCACAGGAGAAGGTTAGAAGAATGGTCAAAACGCCGCATTGTATCACCAACTAAATAA